DNA sequence from the Heptranchias perlo isolate sHepPer1 unplaced genomic scaffold, sHepPer1.hap1 HAP1_SCAFFOLD_43, whole genome shotgun sequence genome:
gatagcaccagagactgacagttacagagttaattccacacttatgcacagtacctgagactggcagatacagaattaatccctctCTCATATACAGTGAAAGAGACTGGCAGACGCAGAACGATCCTAAACTCATATGTagtgccagagactgagagatacagaataaatacCATGCTCATactcagtaccagagaatgacagatgcagaatgaatcccacacacacagtatcagagattgacagatacagatgaAATCCCGCTCTCATGCAAAGTACaagagactgacctctactggacgtaGGCGAGAACTGTGAAAGTGCGgaaaacaaattcacattatctgtcgtggttgcagaaacaggacaatgtgcaatgtgaggaaagtttctgtctgtcactTCTCCTCTCGTAATTTTGCACGTTTCGTGATTgcaaaatgaagacaattgattcaaaataaagtttttgtttcactcattcgatagttgtgaatttaccccgttatttttcacttacattgcgcagtatttctctctgatttctcaggacacgatttacattgctcctctaccccatttaaactcatattttccaagcagtatgtggcctccttattccccctaacaaaatgcaccagctcacaactttctatattgaaattcaatacacatttacacggccgttctgcaagtaTATTTTGTCGAAGTATTGGCTATAATCCCAaaatcaattacaagaatttaacacagcattaaaaCCAATGcttggtctaacaaaatgtatttgcatctcgtctccattcccagtttttctaaatcacaCTCGTGCAAGAtattgtgaagaatgagtttatcttctgtccctctctcatcagcaaacttcattgacccggggtttggggacatctactggccggaagcagaactgcaacagttcggaacaaattgctgaaaccgaacaatgtgcagtgtgagcgtgtttgtgattggtggcaggttctaaatctgattggtttcttcaggtatccaatcagagagttacagtgaataATTATTGCGACATCACTCTCagtgacccaatcacaatcattgccttcccccatccctcattaccattgggttgtggggctgcctatttaatccgagctcggagcggatttgggtcatttctgggtctgaaattgagtttgaaaatgcctgaggacaagaaagcagctcccaagaagggcgccaagaaaaccttgagtaaagcaccagccaagggcggcaagaagcggagaaagtcgaggaaggagagttactccatctatatctacaaagtgatgaagcaggttcaccccgacaccggcatctcctccaaggccatgggcatcatgaactcctttgtgaacgatattttcgagcgcatcgcgggtgaggcttcccgcctggcccattacaacaagcgggcgaccatcagctcccgggagatccagaccgccgtgcgcctgctgctgcccggggaactggccaagcacgccgtgtcggaggggacaaaggcggtgaccaagtacaccagctccaagtaaaactccacaatgtactgaaaaaaaaccacaacggctcttttaagagccacccacaacctctctgaaagagctgcatttcctatataatTGCTTAGTATCTTTTAATACCGCGATATTATTCCAATCCAAAACTGATACTGTAACTGCACCGTTGAAATTTCTGACCCATAAACTGAACGCGAGTTTCTGATCCGCTCCTTCCCATTCGTTTTGTTCTTAAAGCGTTACTATTCCAGCCACGAACACACCCTGAATGACCCCGGGAGCAATTCCATTATCTCTATGAATTCAATCTCAGAAATGTTTAATGTCTGAGGTGAAAATCCCCATATTAAAAGCAAACGCACCCCTTGCAGAAACACAGCGGAATAGGGGCAGAATGAGAATTCCGTCCGGGTCCCTCGTTTCATAGAAGCACTCCCGGCTCTGTGAGAAGGGAACAAACTATAACGTGTCACTTTCAGAAAGACTGAATTGAAACGTGTCActtcacggaatgctgtgaatggggcTTTAGTCCCGTCCGGTACAGTTTGTAAGCGATAATAGAATGAGCCATAAattaaagcagattttaaaacagcgccagcgattggtgacgggtagcgctgaataagacaagataaattgaacgggtttaaaatcttgtCCTCAGGGCGACATTGATCTAAATCCGGTCCTTTACGACACTGGCGGGTTTTTTGAAATTCATAAAATTCCTGATCTGTCCGTTGAGGCCGTTAAATCCCGCCCTCATCTAATTTccagctatctgattggttattgaaataggcaaatgaggtgtaATAATGCCCAACCAATCAGATGATCTTTCAGTCAATAAAAAGGGTGAATACAGCCgtcattcttcattctttgtgaaagtgtttgtgagattgtggaaatgtctggaagaggaaaaaccggcggtaaagctcgggccaaggccaagtctcgctcatcccgggccggactgcagttccctgtgggccgtgttcacaggcacctgcgaaaggggaactatgctgaacgtgtgggtgccggagccccggtctatctggctgctgtgctcgagtatctgacggctgaaatcctcgagctggccggcaacgcggcccgagacaacaagaagacccgcatcatccccagacacctgcagctggccatccgcaacgacgaggagctcaacaagctgctgggacgggtgaccatcgctcagggcggggtgctgccgaatatccaggccgtgctgctgccgaagaaaaccagcagtgtgagcaccaagagcaagtaaaccggtCAAGATTTAATCTggtaacccaaaggctcttttcagagccacccactgtatctatgaaagggctgaAGCGAGTCAGAGCTTAATTTAATaataaatcatgatgtggagatgccggtgatggactggggttgacaattgtaaacaattttacaacaccaagttatagtccagcaattttattttaaattcacaagctttcggagatttcctccttcctcaggcaaatgtttcaagatttcctccttcctcaggcaaatgtttcctcttgaaacatttgcctgaggaaggaggaaatctccgaaagcttgtgaatttaaaataaaattgctggactataacttggtgttgtaaaattgtttacaattaataataAATCGCTTAGTTAGAAACTAACGATATGTTGTTGAATACAAATGATCTGTTCAATACTCGCTTCTGGAcagtagatgtcgccaacctccaatcgGTTGAAATTTACAGATTGTATAGGAAATGAGGCACAAAATAATCAGTTCATTGAACTGGGAGGGTGGAATACAGAAATTACAAGTGAGTTTGATCATCGGCAACAAGAGGCACTCTATTGTGTTGCGGCCATTATAGTAAGTGTTATTTACAGTCTCATCCTCCCAGAACACTTACTCGGTCTGACTTCCAATACCCAGATTTGTCCTCCAGAAGGTGACGGATGTGTTgattattgtgtcagcgattgCTGAATCAGTGAATGAAATTTGTCTATTATTGGCTGAGTGAGGgatttattctgtccctgtcaGTCTGTTCCTGTGTCAGTGACGAGTACCGCAGTGAATGTGACACTAAGTTTTACACTGCTTCTGATTCTAGCGCTGAGCGAAAACACTTAAGTTCTATTCGTGCGAGTTACAGTGAAACAGCCTCTGTCACAATAACTGGAGAGGAAAAATAGACAAACTTTATTTGATCCAAGTCTGGTTCATTAGAGATGAAAATATTTCCAACAGTGCCAAGCTGATACTATATCGGAAATGAAAACTTGCATCTCTTGTACTTTGCACGCGTGCCCGAGCCTCTCCCTGTATCGATGTCCGAGTTAGATTGACACTGGGGGTGTAGATGCCTCACGTGAAAGTGTAGGACCGGAATCAGACCATTCTGTACCTGTTTGCCAGTAGATTCCCTGTCCAAATGTGCCACTGGATGTGTTGATGGGTTAACagttattaaactgatcacttacgtattttctacctcacctgttcttgagttacatgcgatacgtttctttctacaggcaaacccttgaacgagcCAGAGTGAATGTgacgtttcctccacccgaggcaaaggaacagtgcagccagcgccttctcacacacagtatgtatattatcactctcagagcacagagacacagacagctcatcagttccacagtctcagacagcagaagtagtcagtcccacactgatctcaagttccagagacacattttcaatccaacagccaaacagagcaggtgaggcagacactgttccatttctcccgaactcagtcccgctgacaggtagatacaaaaattccAGTCCAAAGTCTCGttttcagattgtcaatttcacaAAATGGCAATATTAGCcgtgaattaaataccagataccccgagattcaaattgaatacgagcccagaactctcacacacacgtgagttCAATACATGCCTTATTCATTCGAATAGTGCATCATTCGgatacaaattgcaagtccaaaactcatgtacaatatcagattgagaaatgctgtgacagtataacctgagaaacacattagataccagtttataatatactCATGTTAAGAGATTTAATGATACAGTATCACAGACACACAAGTCCAAAAATCttacaaaacaaaaattaaagatgcagtatcaattcatTTCATGCAGACTGATCtgcacattatataccaattcaaaaatgtcagtttgaaagatacattatcattcacaatattactcagagatacagatttaatagttgtccaaaaagcacacaaattatctgattaaaacctccagcatcaaatcctaaagtgtatccatattgataaaaactatttaaacattgagatattaaagctacaatattgaacaccataatgtaatctgagagaataaatatagacacagaatgaatctcacactcagatacagtacagagactgacatgcagaaggaatccgaaactcacatacagtactggagactgacagatacagagtgaatcccacactcacacacagtaccagagactgacagatacagaataaatccctcactcacacacagtaccagagactgacagatacagaatgtatcccacattcacacacagtaccagagacgaaCAAATACAGAAtgcaccccacactcacacacaggacaagagactgacagatttaGATTGAATCCTACATTcaaatacagtaccagagacggacagatacagaatgaatcccacactcacacacagtacgggAGAgggacagatccagaatgaatcccacactcacacacaggccaCGAGAcggacagatccagaatgaatccaacattcacacacaggccaagagactgacagatacagaataaatccctctctcacacacagtaccagaaactgacgaATACAGAAtgtaccccacactcacacacaggac
Encoded proteins:
- the LOC137312400 gene encoding histone H2B 1/2-like encodes the protein MPEDKKAAPKKGAKKTLSKAPAKGGKKRRKSRKESYSIYIYKVMKQVHPDTGISSKAMGIMNSFVNDIFERIAGEASRLAHYNKRATISSREIQTAVRLLLPGELAKHAVSEGTKAVTKYTSSK
- the LOC137312393 gene encoding histone H2A.J-like, which produces MSGRGKTGGKARAKAKSRSSRAGLQFPVGRVHRHLRKGNYAERVGAGAPVYLAAVLEYLTAEILELAGNAARDNKKTRIIPRHLQLAIRNDEELNKLLGRVTIAQGGVLPNIQAVLLPKKTSSVSTKSK